The Amphiura filiformis chromosome 12, Afil_fr2py, whole genome shotgun sequence genome includes a region encoding these proteins:
- the LOC140165388 gene encoding probable tubulin polyglutamylase ttll-15 has translation MKMQKEDWIQPVLRIKGPKNWDAAFNNAVKYIFHLLGYKLEINVTVFQDDGTITDRIYKIGVPWTVDHPESPDKVIDTIPGLNEYVTYKASLVTRGGKYIPKGFYLPQDMKSFLKYTAKPENKDKIWIQKDPRFRGNYVRKLRELNLFNVSLVQEFISNPLLVTGRKFSIGVFVAFSSARPLRAYVLDKYMIFRYCGKLYDPADLSDPETYVTDGMERGGGVDIIDSPDDEAELLIRRLFLRKGYHSRRCLEEVVVKKGKDPSSILPQIFDSIRDVLNTSLVHMLKHNVSTDAKYYQYTRWDYVMDENANLHLIEANINPHLNAKKDNPSYVNIFAYIILSRMLRVMRMDTLHEFQDKKPSYLVRDSDVYTYDHICYTSSCSSCQKKICRLCSHCLSAEQRTILKEVLWEHLRRSSMRLVYPVVKEETGEPGSTYYEHQTDDNKLTTDWMRRKCNRDDCWCSVY, from the exons ATGAAGATGCAAAAGGAAGATTGGATTCAACCAGTTTTGCGTATCAAAGGACCTAAAAAT TGGGATGCCGCATTCAACAACGCTGTGAAATACATATTTCATTTATTGGGCTACAAGCTGGAAATAAACGTAACGGTGTTTCAAGACGATGGGACAATAACCGACCGTATTTACAAAATAGGTGTGCCATGGACAGTGGATCACCCGGAATCGCCAGATAAG GTCATTGACACTATACCTGGCTTGAACGAGTACGTTACTTACAAGGCATCACTGGTTACACGAGGAGGCAAATACATACCAAAAGGGTTTTACCTTCCACAAGACATGAAAAGCTTTCTAAAATAT ACTGCAAAGCCGGAGAATAAGGATAAAATATGGATCCAAAAGGATCCGCGATTCAGGGGAAACTACGTCAGGAAACTTAGAG AATTGAATTTATTTAATGTAAGCCTGGTTCAAGAATTTATCTCCAATCCTTTACTCGTAACGGGTAGGAAATTCAGCATCGGAGTTTTTGTAGCATTTTCCTCAGCTAGACCGTTGCGGGCGTATGTTTTGGATAAGTACATGATATTTCGATATTGTGGCAAACTATATGACCCTGCCGATCTTTCGGATCCTGAAACTTACGTAACGGATGGCATGGAAAGAGGCGGAGGTGTCGATATCATAGACAGTCCTGATGATGAG gcAGAGTTGTTAATAAGGAGGCTCTTTTTGAGGAAGGGGTATCATTCACGCCGATGTCTGGAAGAGGTAGTTGTTAAAA AAGGAAAGGACCCCTCGTCAATTCTACCACAGATCTTTGATTCCATCAGAGATGTTCTCAACACGTCTTTGGTACATATGCTGAAACACAATGTTAGCACAGA TGCCAAATATTACCAGTACACAAGATGGGACTACGTGATGGACGAAAATGCCAATCTGCACCTTATAGAG GCGAATATAAACCCTCACTTAAATGCAAAAAAAGACAACCCTTCATATGTGAATATTTTTGCTTACATCATTCTGAGCAGAATGCTTCGGGTAATGAGGATGGATACATTGCACGAGTTTCAAGACAAAAA ACCATCTTACCTTGTACGAGATAGCGATGTATACACTTACGATCACATATGTTACACATCCTCATGTAGCTCATGTCAGAAAAAG ATTTGTCGCCTATGTTCCCACTGTCTATCAGCCGAACAAAGAACCATACTGAAAGAGGTACTCTGGGAACACTTAAGAAGAAGCTCTATGAGACTGGTCTATCCTGTTGTAAAA GAGGAAACAGGTGAACCCGGATCCACGTATTATGAACACCAAACGGATGACAATAAACTGACAACCGATTGGATGCGACGCAAATGCAATAGAGATGACTGTTGGTGTAGTGTCTATTAA